One Paenibacillus crassostreae DNA segment encodes these proteins:
- a CDS encoding response regulator transcription factor gives MRSTILLIDDDEKIISMLRRGLAFEGYDVMTASNGAEGLNTLLNSEPDLVVLDVMMPKIDGFEVCRRLREGGSQVPILMLTAKDEIEHRVKGLDLGADDYLVKPFALEELLARVRALLRRKPEHNEAGEPKLSYEDIILDMDAREVLRSGVRLELTAKEFELLNLFMQNPKRVLSRDLIMDKIWGYDYSGESNVLEVYVAMLRQKMEEHGGKRLIQTIRGAGYILRGDT, from the coding sequence ATGCGTTCGACGATTTTACTGATTGACGATGATGAGAAAATTATATCTATGTTGCGTAGAGGGTTGGCTTTTGAAGGTTATGATGTCATGACAGCTTCCAACGGTGCAGAAGGGTTGAATACGCTGTTGAATAGTGAACCGGACCTGGTCGTGTTGGATGTCATGATGCCGAAGATAGATGGATTTGAAGTGTGTAGACGACTTCGTGAAGGAGGGAGTCAGGTTCCGATCTTGATGCTGACTGCAAAAGATGAGATCGAGCATCGAGTTAAGGGGTTAGATCTTGGAGCAGATGACTATTTAGTTAAACCATTTGCACTAGAAGAACTTCTTGCCCGTGTACGTGCACTACTTCGTCGGAAACCAGAACATAACGAAGCAGGAGAGCCGAAACTGAGTTATGAAGATATTATTTTAGATATGGATGCAAGAGAGGTGCTTCGCTCAGGTGTTCGGTTGGAATTAACAGCTAAGGAATTTGAATTATTGAACTTATTCATGCAGAATCCGAAGCGGGTGTTATCTCGCGATTTGATTATGGATAAGATATGGGGTTACGACTACAGTGGGGAATCTAATGTATTAGAAGTATATGTGGCAATGCTTCGTCAAAAAATGGAGGAACATGGAGGGAAACGGCTTATTCAAACCATTCGAGGAGCCGGTTACATTCTAAGAGGAGATACATAA